One Mesomycoplasma molare genomic window carries:
- a CDS encoding DUF4116 domain-containing protein yields the protein MENKELYKKVKTELIEFCNKNDIFKEVDNNLSDIDLIIEIITSKDFLFKENELVDNWQYISPILFENEYFIEILLDEISTNQYGTLILIFLKEYISKNILDDIKTISNMNESYYIYFTFLSDGKYKISDFQKVKDIKMTIPDYKNLEKKDKELIIELIKENPKRFHYLAENLKTDKEFVLEMVSKQGLILQYVTNDFKQEKNIVSKAVKNNGNALEFASDELKNDKTIVLEAVRNKGYSLKFASNKLKNDREVVLEAVRSDGESFEYVSNNLKNDKEVVLEAVRNNGKALEFASDELKSDREVVLEAIRSDGSILEEISDEFQQDQEILLEAVENYTPALEFALDYLENDEDFLLDIIKDDEEALFYVSDDLKSNKDFILKVVKENGNSLEFASEELKNDREVVLEAIKNEGYSLEFASDELKNDKEIVLEAVRSYGRSFQYASNNLKNDRQFVLNIVNINGNSLQYVSDTLRNDKEVVLNAIKNNSASFNFASKELKNDKDISLEAIKNNFLESLFYININYKLKDIINLRFDFDNINNK from the coding sequence ATGGAAAATAAAGAACTTTATAAAAAAGTAAAAACGGAATTAATTGAATTTTGTAATAAAAATGATATTTTTAAAGAAGTGGATAATAATCTTTCTGACATTGATCTTATTATAGAAATTATTACTTCAAAAGATTTTTTATTTAAAGAAAATGAATTAGTGGATAATTGACAATATATTAGTCCTATTTTATTTGAAAATGAATATTTTATTGAAATATTACTTGATGAAATATCTACTAACCAATATGGGACATTAATATTGATTTTTTTAAAAGAATATATATCTAAAAATATTTTAGATGATATAAAAACAATTTCAAATATGAACGAAAGTTATTATATATATTTCACTTTTTTAAGTGATGGAAAATATAAAATATCAGATTTTCAAAAAGTTAAAGATATTAAAATGACTATTCCAGATTATAAAAATCTAGAAAAAAAAGATAAGGAATTAATTATTGAATTAATCAAAGAAAATCCAAAACGTTTTCATTATCTTGCTGAAAACTTAAAAACAGATAAGGAATTTGTTTTAGAAATGGTTTCTAAACAAGGATTAATTTTACAATATGTTACAAATGATTTTAAACAAGAAAAAAATATCGTTTCTAAAGCTGTTAAAAATAATGGAAATGCTTTAGAGTTTGCTTCTGATGAACTGAAAAATGATAAAACAATAGTTTTAGAAGCTGTTAGAAACAAAGGTTATTCTTTAAAATTCGCTTCTAACAAATTAAAAAATGATAGAGAAGTTGTGCTAGAAGCTGTTAGAAGTGATGGTGAGTCATTTGAATATGTATCAAATAATCTAAAAAATGATAAAGAAGTTGTGTTGGAAGCCGTTAGAAATAACGGGAAAGCTTTAGAGTTTGCTTCTGATGAATTAAAAAGCGATAGAGAAGTTGTGCTAGAAGCTATTAGAAGTGATGGTTCTATTTTAGAAGAAATTTCTGATGAATTTCAACAAGATCAAGAGATTCTTTTAGAAGCGGTTGAAAATTATACTCCTGCATTAGAATTTGCTTTAGATTATTTAGAAAATGATGAAGACTTTTTATTAGATATTATAAAAGATGATGAAGAAGCGTTATTTTATGTTTCCGATGACTTAAAAAGTAACAAAGATTTTATCTTAAAAGTTGTCAAAGAAAATGGTAATTCTTTAGAATTCGCTTCTGAGGAATTAAAAAATGATAGAGAAGTTGTTCTAGAAGCAATCAAAAATGAAGGTTATTCTTTAGAATTCGCTTCTGATGAGTTAAAAAATGATAAAGAAATTGTACTAGAAGCTGTTAGAAGTTATGGTAGATCATTTCAATACGCATCAAATAACTTAAAAAATGATAGACAATTCGTTTTAAATATAGTTAATATTAATGGTAATTCTTTACAATATGTTTCCGATACTCTAAGAAATGATAAAGAAGTTGTCTTAAATGCTATTAAAAATAATTCAGCAAGTTTTAATTTTGCTTCCAAAGAATTAAAAAACGATAAAGATATTTCTTTAGAAGCTATTAAAAATAATTTTTTAGAATCTCTATTTTACATAAACATAAATTACAAACTAAAAGACATAATAAATTTAAGATTTGATTTTGATAACATAAATAATAAATAG
- the era gene encoding GTPase Era encodes MKTCFVAIIGRPNVGKSSLLNSILNYNLSIVSPKPQTTRDKINGIYNENDYQIIFIDTPGIHKSQQKLGDALNNNSYDSLKDADLILFLQPADQEIGKGDLMIIDKIKNFKNKIALITKVDQIEDKKILENKAFQLKNNGFNLILGTSINYKQTINDLILEIKKYAYESEPFYSTEDITDVSMRFMAKEIIRKNAINLLKDEIPHNIAVIIDDFIEESEDFFQINATIYVSRDSQKGIVIGKNGSMIKQIGINSRKELEENFSAKINLTTNVKVSKNWVNNEKIIKKMGY; translated from the coding sequence ATGAAAACTTGTTTTGTTGCTATAATAGGTAGACCAAATGTAGGTAAATCTTCTTTATTAAATTCTATATTAAATTACAATTTGTCAATTGTAAGTCCAAAACCACAAACAACAAGAGATAAAATTAATGGAATATATAATGAAAATGATTATCAAATAATTTTTATAGATACTCCAGGTATTCATAAAAGTCAACAAAAACTCGGTGATGCTTTAAACAATAATTCTTATGATTCTCTAAAAGATGCAGATCTAATTTTATTTTTACAACCTGCTGATCAAGAAATTGGAAAAGGTGATTTAATGATTATTGATAAAATTAAAAATTTTAAAAATAAAATAGCATTAATAACAAAAGTTGATCAAATTGAGGACAAAAAAATATTAGAAAATAAAGCTTTTCAATTAAAAAATAATGGTTTTAATTTGATTTTAGGAACTTCAATTAATTACAAACAAACTATAAATGACTTAATTTTAGAAATAAAAAAATACGCTTATGAATCTGAACCTTTTTACTCAACTGAAGATATAACAGATGTAAGTATGAGATTTATGGCAAAAGAAATCATAAGAAAAAACGCAATTAATTTATTAAAGGACGAAATACCACATAATATTGCTGTTATAATCGATGATTTTATAGAAGAATCTGAAGATTTTTTCCAAATTAATGCAACAATTTATGTTTCTAGAGATTCACAAAAAGGTATAGTTATTGGCAAAAATGGTTCTATGATTAAACAAATAGGTATTAATTCTAGAAAAGAATTAGAAGAAAACTTTTCTGCCAAGATAAATTTAACAACTAATGTTAAGGTAAGTAAAAATTGAGTTAATAATGAAAAAATTATTAAAAAAATGGGATACTAA
- the cdd gene encoding cytidine deaminase, whose product MYLKLKKLLDNAYAPYSNFPVAAILKDKDEKEWNGVNVENAAYPSGLCAERSALFGAISYGFKPKSIVEIHIISKKKDFIAPCAGCRQVMTELMPQDAKVFQYGIEGQCRVNTVKELVPYWIAPEDIIA is encoded by the coding sequence ATGTATTTAAAATTAAAAAAATTATTAGATAATGCATATGCACCATATTCAAATTTTCCTGTAGCTGCGATATTAAAAGATAAAGATGAAAAAGAATGAAATGGAGTTAATGTAGAAAATGCTGCATATCCATCAGGGTTATGTGCTGAAAGAAGTGCATTATTTGGTGCAATTTCATACGGTTTTAAACCTAAAAGCATTGTTGAAATTCATATAATTTCAAAGAAAAAAGATTTTATAGCGCCTTGCGCTGGTTGTAGACAAGTTATGACAGAGTTAATGCCACAAGATGCTAAAGTTTTTCAATACGGAATTGAAGGTCAATGTAGAGTTAATACTGTTAAAGAATTGGTTCCATATTGAATAGCTCCAGAGGATATTATTGCCTAG
- the ybeY gene encoding rRNA maturation RNase YbeY, whose translation MIIEKNILNFSNATNYKFRFLKEFKEILELAQKEFNSKKKISVDLLLTNNEEIKKISNLYRNKNKETDILSFPTNWDELSFLDYLPLGEIIISFEKVRSQAKEYGHSIKREYCYLFAHGIAHLFGFDHLTKEEEDKMNYHVDNIMKKMEITR comes from the coding sequence ATGATAATTGAAAAAAACATTTTAAATTTTTCTAATGCTACAAATTATAAATTTAGATTTTTAAAAGAATTTAAAGAAATCTTAGAATTGGCTCAAAAAGAATTTAATTCAAAAAAGAAAATTTCTGTTGATTTACTTTTGACAAATAATGAAGAAATTAAAAAAATTTCTAATTTATATAGAAACAAAAATAAAGAAACAGATATTTTATCTTTTCCAACTAATTGAGATGAATTAAGTTTTTTAGATTATTTGCCTTTAGGTGAAATTATTATATCTTTTGAAAAGGTAAGATCTCAGGCTAAAGAATATGGACATTCTATCAAAAGAGAATATTGTTATTTATTTGCTCATGGAATTGCTCATTTATTTGGTTTTGATCATTTAACAAAAGAAGAAGAAGATAAAATGAATTATCATGTTGATAATATTATGAAAAAAATGGAGATAACAAGATAA